A region of the Culex quinquefasciatus strain JHB chromosome 1, VPISU_Cqui_1.0_pri_paternal, whole genome shotgun sequence genome:
ttttttaaataatggtgttttgattttctgaatttcgaaaaaaaatctgaatattattatttttgattctgagtaatttatttttcaaaataaaaattaataaataaaattttaaaataaaaaaaaatcaaaacaccacttaaaaaatcaaaaaaaatccattttcaaaatccagaaactaattattttatttaaattcagattttttcgaaattcaaaacatcaaaaccccactattaaaaaaaatcaaaaaacttaaattttcaacatccaaaaaacttaaactgtcaaaatccagaaattcatttttttttaattaaaaattagggTTTcttacaatttcaaaattttaaaataataataatctacgattcagaatcaaaatacacaaaattctgaaattagaaaattaaaagatttttttaatttaaaattttgaaattgaaaaaaacctgaattcctaatttcaaaaatttgatctactggatttgaaaaattgactttttctaaatagtggtttttttaattttctgaatttggaaaaaaaatctgaatatcattatttttgattctgaatctattttttttattttaaaactcaaaaaatcaataagATAATAAATAAGGAATGaaggtttatttaaatttcaaaattttgaaattaaaaaatcttagatttaaataaaaaatcaaaacatgtaaaattctgaaattagaaaacaaaaaaatggtaaatcaAAGCCTAatatgaaaattcagaaaatataaacttttaaaacataagaaaattaattgatttaaaaatatatattaagattttttcgaaattcaaaaaatcaaaacaccactattaaaaaaaattaaaaaaattcagttTTCATATCCAGaagttcaaatttttcaaattgggaattaatgtttttttcaatttctaaatttttaaataaaaaaaatctaagattcataatcaaaaatcataatatacaaaattctgaaataagaaaataaaaaataaaatcaaagccTAAATATGAAAATGCAGAAAAAATTAactctgaaaacaaaaaaaaaattctaaaattaattgatttgaaaatgtaGACCCAGTTATTATTTGGTTATTCGAATTCCACGCTGAAATTTCACTCCGGATATTTGAGTCAAAAAACTCTACAACTCTAAAACTCAaaagttttaacattttaaatatttcaagttcCTAatactaaatttctaaaaatataaaaaaagcaaataaaacaataaagaagtcgaaaatcaaaagtttaaatattcaaagttaaaaaaatagaaattaaaaaaatcaaaagttcaaCAGCTTAGCTTTCTAAAATAAGGTATTACGTTTCGTGCTATTTCGTGAATATTTTAAGTCCTCGTCCAAATTTAACTCCGGAAAATCGAAGCTCCGTTTTAAGCATAAGCCTGTGAATTGCTAAATTGCAGTCATAATGCTTTTGCGCtcttttctaatgttgattcaGAAATCATCCTATTATAAGGCTTTCTACACCCAAGTGGTGGACGCATCATTTTACTACAAATCTGCATGGAAGTATATCAGAATTTACAAGAAACCTGTACTCATGCATTTCTTGCGATACAGGGGTATGACAAATTTTACTCGTTTCAACAACTATCTACATTACCGATGGCTgtctgtttgttttgaaaaaaaaacttcttgaaaCGAGGATAGAACCAGCAACTTCTGGGTCGGTAATTCGACACGTTACCAATGCGTCATTAGGCGCTTGATGAATTGGATGAGACAGGTCAAAACCATATTCCTCTCTTTGAACAGTGTTCgtattggtgagaactgcagattgcTGACATGTTTAAACACTGGCAAAATtcggggatggcgtcgctattttcaAACTACGTTTTCCAATTTTTCTCCATCgtaaccgactactttatcgacttatttttgctgggcgagataggaagccgtctatttttagccgatgactcagcacttttccactcttacactaaaaaaaagcagatggcagcacgatgtaacgtcACGCCCCTATTGATCTAcctaagaacttttttttgtagcaaatcCAATATGACagattttgatacatttttttcctgtgggtgtaacgaaaaaaatactaacactAGCAAAGCGGAGATCGACATTTGCTGAAACTTAGCCTGACATTAAGTCAACAGAGGGTTACAAAATAAACTGGGTGCTTTTTGAAAGTGACAGCTGTTTGTTTACCACACGCACGGTcacttagggagcgttcttttattacgtaacgcaaacaaAAATGGACTCACCTGGAGCACAGCTTCAGCGCCGAGTAGTAAACGGAGAAGACGCTGACGAGAAAGTGAAGCGCCAGCGCGATCAACAGTCCGGAACCGGCTGTCACTGCGTACCAAAAAGActgaaaagaaaaagaaaacaaaagttaGGTTATGTCCAATCGTTTGACAACTCGCCCAAAGCTCACCTCATCCTGCTGAGCCAGGTTGGCGTCCCGCACGGCGCCGATCCCGGTGAGGGCGAGCCCGAGCGTGCTGGACGCGACGCAGATCAGGTTCACGGCCAGGAAGCCCGTCTTGGCCATCTTGACGTTCATTAGGCCCAGGGAGCCGGCAATGCCGGCGATGGCACCACACCAGAGGCCCGTTCCGGCCATGGCGAGCGAGGCGTTCCGGGCGAGCACGAGGCCACCGAGCGCCGCCAGGGCCACGCTGAACAGCAGCTGGAGGATGCCCAGGACGACCGTGGAGGGGAGATGGCTCTTTTTCAGGTGCGGGGAACCGGGCGGGAAGAGGAAACTGACCAGGGAGGAGTTCCCGCCGCCGCCGTTGGGTGAGTACTGTTCGGCCAGTTTGGGGTTTGCGGCGGCCGCTGCCGCAGCGGCTTTCTGTTTGGCTGCGGCCTTCTTGTCGGCTTTGCTCTTTTTGGCTGCGTCCTTTTTCGAGCACTTGCCGGACGTCGTGCAGCTGGTCGAATCGCCGGGCTTGGTGTCTTTGCTGCTGGTGCTGTCGCTGGTCACTCCCGTCGTCGTCCGGCTGTGCAACGTCGTCAGCGTTTTGTCCCCGTCGGTGGTGGTTCCGACGTCCTTGCAGCAGTCCCCGTCGGTGCCGGTGGCGGAGGTCGGCGTCTGCGGGGTCGCGTAAAAGTGTCCCGAGTCCGGATAGCCGTCATGcttcgaaatgatcgaaatctgcGAATCCGTGAGGCTGTTTTTGGCGTGGCTCGAGTTGACGTTCTCGAAGACGGCCCGCGTCGAGGACAGCAGCTGTTCCTGCCGCTCGTCGTCCAGCGTGCCGTCGTCGTCGAGCCGGTCGATCAGGGAGACGCTCGTGTTCAGCTCCTCGATCTCCTTTCGGATGTCCAGCTCGAGCTTGTCCATCGCGCGCGCAGCTGGTTTTGCTGTTGGTCTGTGGGTGAGCCTGGTAACCTCCCTGGTGCACGGAGAAACACGGAACCGGAATCGGTCGTCCGCGACCGCTATCGGGGGGTCATAGATGCTGTGCTGTTGAGGAGAGGGAGAAGAGGCACTGGTTAGGCGATTGTTTAGCACTACACAAGCTTTGGAAGCTATTTTAGGAGCAAAATAGAGCGTCAAACTGCCCGtcccgtaaaaaaatatttgctttttcccgggaaatttacaaaaacaaatacaTACAATTTCCCGGatttcaagcggaagtatacattttcttaactttttggaaccattttttgaaaatgcatagaagaaaaaacgaaaaaaatgtaaagaactTCATAaggttttttcaattcaatttactgcTAATATTGAATTAATCAGAGGGTAAGAAAATTTCATGTTAAGATTTATTTATGaaagtgcgtccatcccgggaatttccgggacgaaattcccgagatttttccaaaaccgagaATTCCCAAATCCTGGGAAttcctgaaattgaaaaaaatggtctGGAAATTAAGATTAGGACGTGGAAAAAGATGAACAGTTCAACActtaaggagccattacactaccgcaaacaaactcgcactttttcgtgtttgaccaatgtttgacagtttgccaaactcgcaaacaaggcaaaatgtatgcaggctgacgtttgtacaaacaaatccaggcaaacaaacaaagcaggcaaactctcaaaaagtgcgaatttgtttgtttgtttgccgtagtgtaatagctagtttagtaatcgataagaattttaaagcattaaaatttgtattcgacaAATATCACCATTAAATTGAGTTATTGAGgaaaattggttaaattttagtttacagatccaataaatgcctagcgctttaagtattttctatttaattttatatattaAAACCGAGgatttatcatttaaaatttaataaaaaatctcacATTTAActattttcatcaaacaccgcCATATGGGCCGAATCAGGTCAAATGTTACAAAATGAAACAACAGTTTAggccatttttttgcaaattgtttttGGCAAGATTTCGGTGAAAACAGAAACAGGACACAACAaatagtacaccgatttccaaattgattgctctaaaatctcctatAAGATTGTAGTACCGATTTTCTGCAGTTAGCGGTAGTGACATAAAGATAATTTGCAAACATGTTTTACATAAAACATGAAGTTCTAAAcacatctaaaattttacattgacaaGCATCATTTTATTTGGTGtcgtttcttatttttttcactttttaaagacattttgaaatgagagttattttatttgaatcacgttggattaaaatttaatttcatttaaaattcaaagcacaacaaagatcgaaaaaaacaatttttaatttatgttaagCTATCTAGAAActagaaaaatataacaaataaaacaaaaacatagatttttttgactgttttaaaaaaatcccgggatttgaaaaaatatgtttcgcgtttcccgggaaattcaaaacccgggaaaatttgaCGCtctaatttctgataatattagttTCTTAAGCATTcaaaactgaaaatagaatttgcttaatgaaaataaactcgataattctatcggcgataatcttatcgccgatattatggacgataactcattttttaaatctttccaaaataaacttatttcaaccatatcatgttaaacataaaatttcaatgctttcactgagaatatattttttttaaaatttagtaagTTCCCAAGCAAaattgtactcaaaattgttcacaaaataccttattttttcgaaaaagtactcaaatttccataatttgcaagatgggtatcaaacgaagcaaaattttgcatgctttttcactttatcagAGGTTTTTTaacatactaaaatttttacaaaatactgtattttttcgaaaacactcaaatttttattatttgcaatatgggtagcgaaattttgtacgcttttttattttattggagtatttttttaataccaaaattttcacatattaccatattttttcgaaatcattcaaattttaaaaatttgcgatatgggtaacaaacgaagcgaaattttgtatgctttttcactttatcagagttttgtttagttaaaaactaaaattttcacaaaataccgtatttttttagaaaatactcaaattttcaaaacttgaaatatgggtatcaaacgaaacgaaattttgtatgcttttttacttttagagttttattttttaaaaaataacaaaattttcacaattgccatattttttcaaaattactcaaattttaaaaaattgctatatgggtatcaaacgaaggaaaatttgatatgcttttttatttaattagagttttttttaaatgctaaaattttcacaaattaccgttttttcggaaatactacaatttttaaaatatgcaatataggtatcaaacgaagtgaaatattgtttgctttttcactttattagctttttttttttaaaaataccaaaattttcacaaattaccataTTGTTTCGAAAccactcaaattttaaaaaattgcaatctgggaatcaaacgaagcgaaattttgtattttgtattatgtatgttttgataaattaagtattttcgaaaaaaataaattaaattgtgattttttgttaacCTCTTATAAATTgataaagcatacaaaatttcaattcgtttgatattcgtattgcaaattatgaaaactcgagtactttcgaaaataatacaatattttgtgaacaattttgagtacatatttatactttgaaacttacgacattctcaaaaaatatattcttagcgaaagcattgaaaatttaacatcatatggttgaattaatcgaattaagaaagattttaaaaatgagttatcgtccattatcggcgataagatttaattggtttcaataaatatttaaaatagaattttgcaacaataatttgttcaaaacgtTCAATTGTGTTTaagaaattacattttaaagtatttttttttatagatcacTGATGGACTTCCACTGATTGTGGAATGCTGTTAACAAAtcgtatattttaaattttcgtattGTGCTATAACTAGTGATTCATTAAGTTCAAAACCTTgtgacaaaataaaaccattaaaaaatcattaaaaaacttcttaaaattgtttttttttttttgcttgaaaggTGCCCAAAGAATGCAAACATATTTTAGAAACTTgctttaaacatttgaaaacattgagttgtttcaagtaaaaaatcacgagaaattaGATTCTTAAGGAAAAACCTAAGATCAGAACAAtttccaataattttaaatttcccgggaatttatttgaaaatctctcatttcccgggatttttgtttaCCCCAAATCTGACAGTTGAAACCCTTACTCATTTCTGGGTAGGTTTGCTTTCGACAATAATTGGGCTTTTTAGA
Encoded here:
- the LOC6053158 gene encoding uncharacterized protein LOC6053158, producing the protein MDKLELDIRKEIEELNTSVSLIDRLDDDGTLDDERQEQLLSSTRAVFENVNSSHAKNSLTDSQISIISKHDGYPDSGHFYATPQTPTSATGTDGDCCKDVGTTTDGDKTLTTLHSRTTTGVTSDSTSSKDTKPGDSTSCTTSGKCSKKDAAKKSKADKKAAAKQKAAAAAAAANPKLAEQYSPNGGGGNSSLVSFLFPPGSPHLKKSHLPSTVVLGILQLLFSVALAALGGLVLARNASLAMAGTGLWCGAIAGIAGSLGLMNVKMAKTGFLAVNLICVASSTLGLALTGIGAVRDANLAQQDESFWYAVTAGSGLLIALALHFLVSVFSVYYSALKLCSRPSHKSQLMENVINSSSSAAGPGSPAFMASQQKVEDYINSLQIDPSLKDMMYQTMMNSHHQQHHHRSFGGNSSVYGEKQQHRSDTFSNGTGTGTARPVMLVPACAGNGLPPMLQMYPNGPPPPPPGGPPMMYPPNHLMPPGVMPQQYPPMYPESALLEAHIARVNRKRSMRAASQQSLATAAAAEEQQQKAFTYTGLDRDIADSYLAKEEEKHLQSSSIVSSGGNTGTLRAGGGPHSGTDSGPEPPLTYHHDLMLIDHRHHFNRYNDVHM